A window of the Gemmatimonas sp. genome harbors these coding sequences:
- a CDS encoding PAS domain S-box protein: protein MPPSPPDSPALLLSAAMALGDALFVTDERGRILDANAAAGGVIGFPPEALRGQLLTQCAKHLGDGAFSSWLEVARPDDAAPPFEFSLGGDASERVWEARQLVGTATDGTPFLTVQLRDVTARALAAREAGRREARLRMLTQHMHEMAFSLRVEAPGVFRFESVNAAYLLATGTDAAQLVGRVPEEVFPPVEAALMRSRCEEALVSRAAIAYREGVTLQARRLVFETRLSAIRDADGMATHLLGLARNVTDEAVASQALRESESRLRGVIEAGLDAFVIARAYRASDGTIERFDILDVNARAAVMVKRTRGELLGQSLMEMFPNSRDWNLWEQCCSVLITGEPLETTQHAPTAEQPQRWLQRQLVPVSEDTVAIASRDITPRQLERLALEESEARHRELFENNGAVQLLADIETARIVDVNPAAVAFYGWPRDTMRAMYVTDLEAVALDHWRDTTSAIATGTGLRVPREHRVANGELRQVEAFIGVVAIAGRRVLHIIIQDTTDRVRVERQLRESEARFRAVIAGMQEGVVLHDETGAIRAYNPSAERILGLTGAQLLGLKPVDRDWRAVREDGTPWPADTHPAIVALQSGQSQARALMGVQRGDGTFGWLDVTADPLVRSGELRPYASVAVFTDVTDARGSEERLRQAQKLEAVGQLAGGIAHDFNNLLTVIRGATGFLRDGFGPTSPYAEDLDAIERATERAEELTRRLLAVGRRQMLRAESVELNQLLRDQLLVIREEVPLSIVVRLDVSAAPVTAVIDRTRLLDALRTLVDNASASMIAKAETGTLSLATALVLARHPQAPTGDAPRPYAVLSVADTGTGMGDELKAHLFEPFFSTQEFGASKGMGLASVHGLVHQSRGFIECDSAAGEGTTLRLFIPAAPVPEPRVTPASSTHVVSHVVSHDVSHDVSRDVSALTPIAAPAVRSILLVDDDPMLLDLGRRMLVKMGHAVVVAPSAQHALEVLDSHAAAVSVLITDLTMPGMNGLELMETVAARYPSMPMVAVSGFSINPGARAAIDARRVPFVSKPFTSGQLADAMSLALARAAD from the coding sequence GTGCCCCCCAGCCCTCCCGACTCCCCTGCGTTGCTTCTGTCGGCCGCCATGGCCCTGGGTGATGCCCTGTTCGTGACCGACGAACGGGGCCGTATTCTCGACGCGAATGCGGCCGCCGGCGGCGTGATTGGTTTCCCACCCGAGGCGCTCCGGGGACAGCTGCTGACGCAGTGCGCCAAGCACCTGGGCGACGGCGCCTTCTCGTCGTGGCTCGAGGTCGCCCGGCCCGACGACGCGGCGCCGCCGTTCGAGTTTTCGCTCGGGGGCGATGCGAGCGAACGCGTCTGGGAGGCTCGGCAGCTGGTCGGGACGGCCACCGACGGGACGCCCTTTCTCACCGTGCAGCTTCGCGACGTCACGGCGCGGGCGCTCGCGGCGCGCGAGGCGGGGCGACGAGAAGCGCGACTCCGGATGCTCACCCAGCACATGCACGAAATGGCGTTCAGCCTCCGCGTCGAAGCGCCCGGGGTGTTTCGCTTCGAGTCGGTCAACGCAGCCTATCTTCTGGCGACCGGTACCGACGCCGCGCAGCTGGTGGGACGCGTGCCGGAGGAGGTCTTCCCGCCGGTAGAGGCCGCGCTGATGCGGTCGCGATGCGAGGAAGCGCTCGTATCGCGGGCGGCGATTGCCTATCGGGAGGGGGTAACTCTCCAGGCACGCCGTCTCGTCTTCGAAACGCGCCTCAGTGCGATTCGCGACGCCGACGGGATGGCGACCCATCTGCTGGGGCTCGCGCGCAACGTCACCGACGAGGCGGTCGCGTCACAGGCACTTCGGGAATCGGAGAGCCGATTGCGCGGCGTCATCGAGGCTGGCCTCGATGCCTTCGTGATCGCCCGCGCCTACCGCGCCAGCGACGGTACGATTGAGCGCTTCGACATTCTCGATGTGAACGCCCGCGCCGCCGTCATGGTGAAGCGAACGCGTGGGGAGCTCCTCGGTCAATCGCTGATGGAGATGTTTCCGAACAGCCGTGACTGGAATTTGTGGGAACAGTGCTGCTCCGTGCTCATCACCGGCGAGCCGTTGGAAACGACACAGCACGCACCCACGGCCGAGCAGCCGCAGCGCTGGCTGCAGCGCCAGCTCGTGCCGGTCAGCGAAGATACTGTCGCCATCGCCTCGCGTGACATCACGCCGCGGCAGCTCGAGCGCCTTGCGCTTGAGGAGAGCGAAGCCCGACATCGCGAGCTCTTCGAGAACAATGGTGCGGTGCAGCTGCTCGCCGATATCGAGACGGCTCGCATCGTCGACGTGAATCCGGCGGCCGTGGCGTTTTACGGCTGGCCGCGCGACACGATGCGCGCGATGTATGTGACGGATCTCGAAGCGGTCGCGCTCGATCACTGGCGTGATACGACGTCGGCCATCGCGACGGGAACCGGACTTCGCGTGCCGCGCGAGCATCGCGTCGCCAATGGCGAGCTGCGACAGGTCGAGGCATTCATCGGCGTGGTGGCGATCGCCGGGCGTCGCGTGTTGCACATCATCATTCAGGACACCACCGATCGTGTGCGGGTCGAACGACAGTTGCGCGAGTCGGAGGCGCGGTTCCGCGCCGTCATCGCCGGCATGCAGGAAGGCGTCGTGCTGCACGACGAAACGGGTGCGATTCGCGCCTACAACCCGAGTGCCGAACGCATTCTCGGATTGACGGGCGCGCAACTGCTGGGGCTCAAGCCGGTCGATCGCGACTGGCGTGCCGTGCGTGAAGACGGAACGCCGTGGCCTGCGGACACGCATCCCGCCATCGTTGCGCTGCAGAGCGGCCAGAGTCAGGCGCGGGCGCTGATGGGCGTGCAGCGGGGTGACGGCACGTTTGGCTGGCTCGACGTCACCGCGGATCCGCTCGTCCGCTCGGGCGAACTGCGGCCCTATGCGTCGGTGGCGGTCTTTACCGACGTCACCGACGCGCGAGGCTCCGAAGAGCGGCTACGTCAGGCGCAGAAACTTGAAGCGGTCGGACAGCTGGCTGGCGGTATCGCGCACGACTTCAACAATCTGCTCACCGTGATTCGTGGTGCGACGGGGTTTCTGCGAGACGGTTTTGGGCCGACCTCGCCGTACGCCGAGGATCTCGATGCGATCGAGCGGGCCACGGAGCGCGCCGAGGAGCTCACGCGACGGCTGCTCGCGGTTGGACGTCGGCAGATGCTGCGGGCGGAATCGGTGGAGCTCAATCAGCTGCTGCGCGATCAGCTGCTGGTTATTCGCGAGGAAGTGCCCCTGTCCATCGTCGTGCGACTCGACGTTAGCGCCGCGCCGGTCACCGCCGTCATCGATCGCACGCGCCTGCTCGATGCGCTGCGCACGCTGGTGGACAATGCGAGCGCGTCGATGATCGCCAAGGCGGAGACCGGCACGCTGTCCTTGGCTACCGCCCTTGTGCTGGCGCGGCATCCACAGGCACCGACCGGGGACGCCCCGCGTCCGTACGCGGTGCTCTCCGTCGCCGATACGGGTACTGGCATGGGTGACGAGCTCAAGGCGCACCTGTTCGAGCCGTTCTTTTCGACGCAGGAGTTCGGCGCGAGCAAGGGGATGGGACTCGCCTCCGTGCACGGTCTCGTGCACCAGAGTCGCGGCTTTATCGAATGCGATTCGGCCGCCGGTGAGGGCACGACGCTCCGCCTGTTCATTCCGGCGGCGCCCGTACCCGAGCCGCGCGTGACCCCGGCGTCGTCGACCCACGTCGTGTCTCACGTCGTGTCTCACGACGTGTCTCACGACGTGTCTCGCGACGTGTCGGCCTTGACACCGATCGCCGCACCCGCCGTACGCAGCATCCTGCTCGTCGACGACGATCCGATGCTGCTCGACCTTGGTCGGCGGATGCTGGTGAAGATGGGACACGCGGTGGTGGTGGCACCGTCGGCGCAGCATGCGCTGGAAGTCCTGGACTCGCACGCCGCCGCCGTCTCCGTGCTGATCACCGATCTGACGATGCCGGGCATGAACGGCCTCGAGTTGATGGAGACCGTTGCCGCCCGCTACCCGTCGATGCCGATGGTGGCGGTCAGCGGTTTCAGCATCAATCCGGGAGCACGCGCGGCGATCGACGCGCGACGCGTACCATTCGTGAGCAAGCCATTCACCAGCGGGCAACTCGCCGACGCCATGTCGCTGGCCCTCGCGCGCGCGGCCGACTGA
- a CDS encoding AraC family transcriptional regulator — MVFDLYVDGRADFERVRQLRVRVPRAALVAYVDMTRERAKDMFDAGRCGIDVLVVAEETDTPQMLAALLDQAEARSVSSLLKPHLAGLRSVVRDAVMLSVTRAHERLTPDSLARLIAVSRRLLSKRLEGAELPPPHQLLTWGRLIVAASMLEDGSRSADGVASALDFPSGSAFRNTCQRYLGCTPHQIRLRGGASWVIQELLVNREKRREISESEDDMHDSAAA, encoded by the coding sequence GTGGTCTTCGATCTATACGTCGATGGCCGCGCGGATTTCGAGCGGGTGCGCCAGTTGCGCGTTCGTGTGCCACGAGCGGCCCTGGTGGCCTATGTGGACATGACGCGTGAACGAGCCAAGGACATGTTCGACGCCGGTCGTTGCGGCATCGATGTGCTCGTGGTCGCCGAGGAAACGGATACGCCGCAGATGCTCGCGGCGCTTCTGGATCAGGCCGAAGCGCGCAGTGTCTCGAGTCTGCTGAAGCCACATCTCGCCGGACTGCGCAGCGTGGTGCGGGACGCGGTGATGCTGTCGGTGACCCGGGCGCACGAGCGCCTGACGCCGGACAGCCTCGCGCGCCTCATCGCCGTATCGCGTCGGTTGCTCTCGAAGCGTCTGGAAGGGGCGGAGCTTCCACCTCCCCATCAGCTGCTCACCTGGGGTCGACTGATCGTAGCCGCCAGCATGCTCGAAGACGGCTCCCGCAGCGCCGACGGCGTGGCCAGTGCGCTCGACTTCCCGTCGGGCAGCGCGTTCCGCAACACCTGCCAGCGGTACCTCGGCTGCACGCCCCATCAGATTCGTCTACGCGGCGGTGCGAGCTGGGTGATCCAGGAATTGCTCGTGAACCGCGAGAAGCGGCGCGAAATCTCGGAATCGGAAGACGACATGCACGATAGCGCGGCGGCCTAG
- the coaE gene encoding dephospho-CoA kinase (Dephospho-CoA kinase (CoaE) performs the final step in coenzyme A biosynthesis.) — protein sequence MLHLALTGNIASGKSSVASLLAAHGATIIDADLLARDAVRPGTTALDAIVERFGPTVLQPDGTLDRPALRRRVFRDPVARDALNAIVHPAVGRLRDEQLAEAERRGDAVVISDIPLLFEVGLEHAFDGVILVDAPEPERLARLQRDRGLTREEAQAMIDAQWPSLRKRAGATWIIDNDGPREQLPIRVDELWQTIQALPLRRSSADTSL from the coding sequence ATGCTTCACCTTGCGCTCACCGGAAATATCGCCAGCGGCAAGAGTAGCGTGGCGTCGCTGCTGGCGGCGCACGGGGCGACGATCATCGACGCCGATCTGCTGGCCCGGGACGCGGTGCGACCAGGCACGACGGCGCTCGACGCGATCGTCGAGCGCTTCGGCCCGACGGTATTGCAGCCCGATGGCACGCTCGACCGGCCGGCGCTGCGCCGCCGCGTGTTCCGGGACCCCGTCGCGCGCGATGCGCTCAACGCCATCGTGCATCCGGCGGTCGGCCGGTTGCGCGACGAGCAGCTGGCGGAAGCCGAGCGCCGTGGTGACGCCGTGGTGATCTCCGATATCCCCCTGCTCTTCGAAGTGGGCCTCGAGCACGCCTTCGATGGGGTCATTCTGGTGGATGCCCCCGAGCCGGAGCGCCTCGCGCGGCTCCAGCGTGACCGTGGGCTGACGCGCGAGGAGGCACAGGCGATGATCGACGCGCAGTGGCCTTCCCTGCGCAAACGGGCGGGAGCGACGTGGATCATCGACAACGACGGTCCGCGCGAGCAGCTTCCAATCCGTGTCGACGAACTGTGGCAGACCATTCAGGCGCTTCCCCTCCGCAGGTCATCTGCGGATACTTCACTGTGA
- the gcvH gene encoding glycine cleavage system protein GcvH, whose amino-acid sequence MSNIPADLRYTKEHEYIRTTDDAAIVAIGITDFAQGELGDIVYVELPKIGATYGSHDVFGTVEAVKAVSELYMPVAGEVVEINGRLDGEPALINTDPYGDGWMIKVRVAAGGDAGLLSAAEYKGVVGE is encoded by the coding sequence GTGTCGAACATCCCCGCCGATCTGCGCTATACCAAGGAACACGAATACATCCGCACCACCGACGACGCCGCGATCGTGGCCATCGGCATCACGGATTTCGCGCAGGGTGAGCTGGGCGATATCGTCTACGTCGAACTGCCCAAGATCGGCGCGACGTACGGATCGCACGACGTGTTCGGCACCGTGGAAGCGGTGAAGGCCGTCTCCGAGCTGTACATGCCGGTGGCGGGCGAAGTGGTCGAGATCAACGGGCGCCTCGACGGCGAGCCGGCGCTGATCAACACCGACCCGTACGGCGACGGCTGGATGATCAAGGTGCGCGTCGCGGCCGGCGGTGACGCTGGGCTGCTCTCGGCTGCCGAGTACAAGGGCGTGGTGGGCGAGTAG
- the gcvP gene encoding aminomethyl-transferring glycine dehydrogenase — MVMGTRTISSAPVAVDSFIPRHIGPSAAEQQAMLAALGYDSLDAFIDAVVPESIRFRGTLNTGPERSEAEVLGALKTIASRNAVYRSFIGMGYYGTHTPNVILRNVMENPAWYTAYTPYQAEIAQGRLEALLNYQTMVIDLTGLEIANASLLDEGTAAAEAMALCYGSRGSATRNVFLIGSDCHPQTIAVVEARALARGIVVQVGDPRTFAFNDAVFGALLQYPGTDGAVVDYRGLCEAAHTAGALVTVASDLLALCLLAPPGEWGADIAVGNTQRFGVPMGYGGPHAAFFATRDEFKRLLPGRIIGLSRDTEGKPALRMALQTREQHIRREKATSNVCTAQVLLSVMAGMYAVYHGPDGLVQIAERVHRNAVTLAAGFERLGFAITHEHFFDTVRVEVGAHGQEDILAAAAAHRMNLRVLEPGTIAVALDETTTQQDIADLWTVFNNNAAVDFSYADVTTGVDARYDERFRRVSPFLTHPTFHRYHSETEMLRYIHALQARDFSLVHGMIPLGSCTMKLNATAEMIPVTWPEIGQLHPFAPTEQAQGYAQLFDELERDLAEVTGFAGVSLQPNAGSQGEYAGLLVIRAYHQSRGDAHRTVCLIPQSAHGTNPASAVMAGFSVIVVKTDTDGNIDVDDLREKAQQHATNLGALMVTYPSTHGVFEARIKEITAIIHEHGGQVYMDGANMNAMVGVSRPGDLGADVCHLNLHKTFCIPHGGGGPGMGPIGVASQLVPFLPTHPVIATGGTQAIGPISAAPWGSASILPISYVYIKLMGGEGLATATKVAILSANYVAKQLEAHYPVLYRGQNGLVAHECILDTRGVKSASGVEAEDIAKRLMDYGFHAPTLSFPVAGTLMVEPTESESKAELDRFIEAMIGIREEIAAVERGEADRENNVLKRAPHTAAHVTSDEWDRPYTRQQAAYPTPFTRERKFWPYVGRVESAFGDRNLVCACPPIESYATS; from the coding sequence ATGGTCATGGGTACGCGCACCATCTCGTCCGCGCCGGTCGCGGTCGATTCGTTTATTCCGCGCCATATCGGTCCGAGTGCCGCCGAACAGCAGGCGATGCTCGCCGCCCTCGGCTATGACTCCCTTGACGCCTTCATCGACGCCGTCGTTCCGGAAAGCATCCGGTTCCGAGGCACGCTCAACACCGGTCCCGAGCGCAGTGAAGCCGAGGTACTCGGCGCGCTGAAGACGATCGCGTCGCGCAACGCGGTGTACCGGTCGTTCATCGGTATGGGTTACTACGGCACGCACACGCCGAATGTGATTCTGCGCAACGTCATGGAAAACCCGGCGTGGTACACCGCATATACGCCGTATCAGGCCGAGATTGCGCAGGGCCGCCTCGAAGCGTTGCTGAATTATCAGACGATGGTGATCGATCTCACCGGACTCGAGATCGCCAACGCGTCGTTGCTCGATGAAGGCACCGCCGCTGCGGAAGCGATGGCGCTCTGCTACGGCTCGCGCGGCAGTGCCACGCGGAACGTGTTCCTGATCGGCAGCGACTGTCATCCGCAAACGATCGCCGTGGTCGAAGCGCGTGCGTTGGCGCGCGGCATCGTGGTGCAGGTCGGTGATCCGCGCACGTTCGCATTCAATGACGCGGTGTTCGGCGCGTTGCTGCAGTATCCCGGCACCGACGGCGCGGTGGTGGATTATCGCGGTCTATGCGAAGCGGCGCATACCGCCGGCGCGCTGGTCACGGTGGCGAGCGACCTGCTGGCGCTGTGTCTCCTGGCACCGCCCGGTGAGTGGGGCGCCGATATCGCAGTCGGCAACACGCAGCGTTTCGGTGTGCCGATGGGCTATGGCGGACCGCACGCGGCGTTTTTCGCCACGCGCGATGAATTTAAGCGCTTGCTACCGGGCCGCATCATCGGCCTGTCGCGCGACACCGAAGGCAAGCCGGCGCTGCGCATGGCGCTGCAGACGCGTGAACAGCACATCCGTCGCGAGAAGGCGACCAGCAACGTGTGCACCGCGCAGGTGCTGTTGTCGGTGATGGCCGGCATGTACGCCGTGTACCATGGGCCCGATGGCCTCGTGCAGATCGCCGAGCGCGTGCACCGCAATGCGGTGACCCTGGCGGCCGGCTTCGAGCGACTCGGTTTCGCGATCACGCACGAGCATTTCTTCGACACCGTTCGCGTGGAAGTCGGTGCGCACGGACAGGAAGACATTCTGGCGGCCGCGGCGGCGCATCGCATGAATCTGCGCGTGCTCGAGCCGGGCACGATTGCGGTCGCGCTCGACGAGACCACGACGCAGCAGGACATCGCCGATCTGTGGACGGTGTTCAACAACAACGCCGCCGTCGACTTCTCGTACGCCGACGTGACCACCGGCGTAGACGCGCGCTACGACGAGCGCTTCCGCCGCGTCTCACCGTTCCTCACGCATCCCACGTTCCATCGCTACCACAGCGAGACGGAGATGCTGCGCTACATTCACGCGCTGCAGGCGCGCGACTTTTCGCTCGTGCACGGGATGATCCCGCTGGGTTCGTGCACGATGAAGTTGAACGCGACGGCCGAGATGATTCCGGTCACCTGGCCCGAGATCGGTCAGCTGCATCCGTTCGCCCCGACGGAGCAGGCGCAGGGCTATGCGCAGCTGTTCGACGAACTCGAGCGCGACCTTGCGGAAGTGACGGGTTTTGCCGGTGTGTCCCTGCAGCCCAACGCTGGCTCGCAGGGCGAATACGCCGGCCTGCTGGTGATTCGCGCGTATCACCAGTCACGTGGCGACGCCCACCGCACGGTCTGTCTCATTCCGCAGTCGGCGCACGGGACGAATCCCGCGAGCGCGGTGATGGCGGGCTTCTCGGTGATCGTCGTGAAGACGGACACCGACGGCAATATCGACGTGGACGACCTCCGCGAGAAGGCGCAGCAGCACGCCACCAATCTCGGCGCGTTGATGGTGACGTATCCGAGCACGCACGGCGTGTTCGAAGCACGCATCAAGGAGATCACGGCGATCATCCACGAGCATGGCGGCCAAGTGTACATGGACGGCGCCAACATGAACGCGATGGTCGGTGTGTCGCGTCCCGGCGACCTCGGTGCCGACGTGTGCCACCTGAACCTGCACAAGACGTTCTGCATTCCGCACGGCGGTGGTGGACCGGGTATGGGCCCGATCGGCGTCGCATCGCAGCTCGTGCCGTTCCTGCCCACGCATCCGGTGATTGCCACCGGTGGCACGCAGGCGATCGGTCCGATCTCAGCGGCGCCATGGGGCAGCGCGAGCATCCTGCCGATCTCGTACGTCTACATCAAATTGATGGGTGGCGAGGGTCTCGCGACGGCGACGAAGGTCGCGATCCTCAGCGCGAACTACGTGGCCAAGCAGCTTGAAGCGCACTACCCGGTGCTCTATCGCGGCCAGAATGGTCTGGTGGCGCACGAGTGCATTCTCGACACGCGCGGCGTGAAGAGCGCCTCGGGTGTGGAGGCGGAAGACATCGCGAAGCGTCTCATGGACTATGGCTTCCATGCGCCGACGTTGTCGTTCCCGGTGGCCGGCACGCTGATGGTGGAGCCCACGGAAAGCGAGTCGAAGGCGGAACTCGACCGGTTCATCGAGGCGATGATCGGTATTCGCGAAGAGATCGCAGCGGTAGAGCGCGGGGAAGCGGATCGGGAGAACAACGTGCTCAAGCGCGCGCCGCACACGGCCGCGCATGTCACGAGTGACGAGTGGGATCGCCCGTACACGCGTCAGCAGGCGGCGTATCCGACGCCGTTCACGCGGGAACGGAAGTTCTGGCCGTACGTCGGCCGCGTCGAAAGCGCGTTCGGGGATCGCAACCTGGTCTGCGCCTGTCCGCCGATCGAGTCGTACGCGACGTCGTGA
- a CDS encoding peptide ABC transporter substrate-binding protein: protein MRLSRTRWLAGLLSLTLAACPGTDRGPPVADGDTGGTMIVTVPAEPSTLFPPLMSGTQGAAIVGVIFDRLAEIGDGLETYGDRGFQPRLGTSWTWSTDSLSIAFSLDSLARWHDGKPVTAEDVRYTFRVYTSDSLVVEVKSLLGNIDSVSVRDPRTAVFWFKRRMPRQFYDATYHMYVLPAHLLDSIPMTRLESATFGRNPVGTGRFRFARWEPGQRIEIIADTANSRGRAKLDRVIWSIAPDFGASTVKLFAGEADFLEQLRPENLAQVARTPTLRLIDNRALSYGFLGFNLRDSKDQTRPNPMFADLRVRRAMHMAVDRERLVRNVFDSLGMVALAPAPRALIPDTAAFKQLPYDVATARALLDSAGWRDSDNDGVRDRNGLPLAFNILIPSSSASRQRYAVLLQEQYRAIGVKATPQVLENNAWSDAVDNHAFDAYLGAWQPSPGLVGLTQTWASRGSSNAGRYDSPVFDALLDSALTTFDPTASRRYWARAFQQIDEDVPAVWLYEQRSPVAIHRRFITAPLRADGWFVGLADWRVDPAQRIDRDRIGLGTPP, encoded by the coding sequence ATGCGCCTTTCACGAACCCGTTGGCTGGCTGGTCTTCTCTCGTTGACTCTGGCGGCGTGTCCCGGCACCGATAGGGGGCCTCCGGTTGCCGACGGCGATACCGGCGGCACGATGATCGTGACCGTACCCGCCGAACCGTCCACGCTCTTCCCGCCGCTGATGTCCGGAACGCAGGGCGCGGCCATCGTCGGGGTAATCTTCGATCGACTCGCGGAGATCGGTGACGGACTCGAGACGTACGGGGATCGCGGTTTTCAACCGCGACTGGGCACGTCATGGACCTGGTCCACCGACTCGCTCTCGATCGCCTTCTCGCTCGATTCGCTGGCGCGCTGGCACGATGGAAAGCCGGTGACCGCCGAGGACGTGCGCTACACGTTCCGCGTGTACACCAGCGACTCGCTGGTCGTTGAAGTAAAGTCGCTGCTGGGCAACATCGATTCAGTGTCGGTGCGCGACCCTCGCACCGCTGTCTTCTGGTTCAAGCGACGCATGCCGCGGCAGTTCTACGATGCCACATACCACATGTATGTGTTGCCGGCGCACCTGCTCGACAGCATTCCCATGACGAGACTCGAGAGCGCCACGTTCGGCCGCAATCCCGTCGGCACGGGGCGGTTCCGCTTCGCACGCTGGGAGCCCGGTCAGCGCATTGAAATCATCGCCGACACGGCCAACTCACGCGGTCGTGCGAAGCTGGATCGGGTGATCTGGAGCATCGCGCCCGACTTCGGCGCCTCGACCGTGAAGCTGTTCGCCGGGGAAGCCGATTTCCTCGAGCAACTCCGACCCGAAAATCTGGCGCAGGTCGCGCGTACGCCAACCTTGCGCCTGATCGACAACCGCGCGTTGAGCTACGGCTTCCTGGGCTTCAATCTCCGCGACAGCAAGGACCAGACGCGCCCCAACCCGATGTTTGCCGATCTTCGCGTGCGGCGTGCCATGCACATGGCCGTCGACCGCGAACGATTGGTCCGCAACGTGTTCGATTCGCTGGGCATGGTCGCCCTCGCACCGGCGCCGCGCGCGCTGATCCCCGACACGGCGGCATTCAAACAGCTTCCGTATGATGTCGCGACGGCGCGCGCCTTGCTCGACTCGGCGGGGTGGCGTGACAGCGACAACGACGGCGTGCGCGATAGGAACGGCCTACCGCTCGCCTTCAACATTCTCATCCCCAGCAGCAGCGCATCACGACAGCGGTACGCGGTGCTGTTGCAGGAGCAGTACCGGGCAATCGGCGTGAAGGCGACGCCGCAGGTGCTCGAGAACAACGCGTGGAGCGATGCCGTCGACAATCATGCCTTCGACGCCTACCTCGGTGCGTGGCAGCCAAGCCCAGGGCTGGTTGGATTGACGCAAACGTGGGCGTCGCGCGGAAGCTCCAACGCCGGCCGTTACGACAGTCCCGTGTTCGACGCCCTGCTCGACAGCGCGCTCACGACCTTCGATCCAACGGCAAGCCGCCGGTATTGGGCGCGGGCCTTCCAGCAGATTGACGAGGACGTGCCGGCGGTCTGGTTGTACGAACAGCGCTCGCCGGTCGCGATCCATCGCCGATTCATCACGGCGCCCTTGCGCGCCGATGGCTGGTTCGTCGGCCTCGCCGACTGGCGCGTCGATCCGGCACAGCGCATCGATCGCGATCGCATCGGGTTGGGGACGCCTCCCTGA
- a CDS encoding ABC transporter permease: MILRVLQSVAVVFCAATLAFVLLHLAPGDAATALGEGIAPETRAAIRAQYGLDEPLATQYGRWLSTLLRGDLGYSRDQHRPVAAVLGDALPRSLFLMGCALSVSLVGGMLIGAWQGARAGSRRDRTTSTALLVLYSLPEFWLALVLLVVFSYQLGWLPATGITSETYDYMTPGDQLWDRLCHLVLPLVSLSLVGVSVFARYQRDAMQESMAQAFVRTARAKGLPEAGVRRQAWRNALLPVITVTGLMLPALITGAVFVERVFSWPGMGFAMIRAIEARDYQVVSAGVILGSAVTAVGAALADIARDIADPRLRSQ; the protein is encoded by the coding sequence GTGATTCTGCGCGTGCTGCAGAGCGTGGCCGTCGTCTTCTGCGCGGCCACGCTCGCGTTCGTGCTGCTGCATCTCGCGCCAGGCGATGCGGCCACCGCCCTCGGCGAAGGCATTGCACCCGAGACGCGCGCGGCGATCCGCGCGCAATACGGGCTCGATGAGCCACTGGCCACGCAGTACGGCCGATGGCTCTCGACACTGCTTCGCGGTGACCTCGGATATTCGCGCGATCAGCATCGACCCGTGGCCGCTGTGCTGGGCGACGCGCTGCCACGATCGCTCTTCCTCATGGGATGCGCCCTCAGCGTGAGCCTTGTGGGCGGCATGCTGATCGGTGCCTGGCAGGGGGCGCGGGCAGGCTCTCGGCGCGATCGTACCACGTCGACCGCCCTGCTGGTCCTCTATTCGCTGCCCGAGTTCTGGCTGGCGCTCGTGCTGCTCGTCGTGTTCTCGTACCAGCTCGGCTGGCTGCCCGCCACCGGGATCACCAGCGAGACGTACGACTACATGACGCCCGGCGACCAGCTTTGGGATCGGTTGTGCCATCTGGTGTTGCCGCTCGTGTCGCTCTCCTTGGTCGGCGTGTCGGTCTTCGCGCGCTACCAGCGTGATGCCATGCAGGAGAGCATGGCGCAGGCCTTCGTGCGCACGGCGCGGGCGAAAGGACTTCCCGAGGCAGGCGTCCGTCGGCAGGCGTGGCGCAACGCGCTCTTGCCCGTCATTACAGTCACCGGCCTGATGCTGCCAGCGCTGATTACCGGTGCCGTGTTTGTGGAGCGCGTGTTCTCGTGGCCCGGCATGGGCTTCGCCATGATCCGCGCGATCGAAGCGCGCGACTATCAGGTCGTGTCGGCCGGCGTGATTCTGGGCAGCGCCGTCACGGCAGTCGGCGCGGCGCTCGCTGACATCGCACGGGATATCGCCGACCCACGGTTGCGCAGCCAGTGA